The proteins below are encoded in one region of Eulemur rufifrons isolate Redbay chromosome 2, OSU_ERuf_1, whole genome shotgun sequence:
- the B3GNT3 gene encoding N-acetyllactosaminide beta-1,3-N-acetylglucosaminyltransferase 3: MDPRPGLARMKCPRQLRPHLGLALAVGAFTSLFLFSLHEWPSTCVVPQKPPATPQTLAWPSPPARPRAARCQANTSVATHPDFARQPLHVRDFLLHRHCREFPLLQDAPLAKCAGPVFLLLVIKSSPSHYERRELVRRTWGRERGVRGLQLRRLFLVGTAPDPHQARKVNRLLKMEARTHGDILQWDFHDSFFNLTLKQVLFLRWQEARCPNASFMLNGDDDVFAHTDNMVSYLQGHDPGHHLFVGHLIQNVGPIRAQWSKYYVPQVVTQEEQYPPYCGGGGFLLSRFTAAALRRATRVLDLFPIDDVFLGMCLKHEGLKPASHSGIRTAGVPAPSQHLSSFDPCFYRELLLVHRFLPYETLLMWDALNQPDLACGKQAQVY, from the exons ATGGACCCCAGACCTGGGCTGGCCAGGATGAAGTGTCCCCGGCAGCTGCGGCCTCACCTGGGCCTCGCTTTGGCTGTGGGCGCCTTCACTTCCCTCTTCCTGTTCAGTCTGCACGAGTGGCCATCCACCTGTGTGGTCCCCCAGAAGCCACCAGCTACCCCCCAGACTCTGGCCTGGCCCTCGCCGCCTGCCCGCCCACGCGCGGCCCGGTGCCAGGCCAACACCTCTGTGGCCACCCACCCGGACTTCGCGAGGCAGCCGCTGCACGTCCGCGACTTCCTGCTGCACAGACACTGCCGCGAGTTCCCGCTGCTGCAGGACGCGCCCCTGGCTAAGTGCGCGGGGCCGGTCTTCCTGCTGCTGGTGATCAAGTCCTCGCCCAGCCACTACGAGCGCCGCGAGCTGGTGCGGCGCACGTGGGGCCGCGAGCGCGGGGTGCGGGGCCTGCAGCTGCGCCGCCTGTTCCTGGTGGGCACggcccccgacccccaccagGCCCGCAAGGTCAACCGGCTGCTGAAGATGGAGGCGCGGACGCACGGCGACATCCTGCAGTGGGACTTCCACGACTCCTTCTTCAACCTCACGCTCAAGCAG GTGCTGTTCCTACGGTGGCAGGAGGCGAGGTGCCCCAACGCCAGCTTCATGCTCAACGGGGACGACGATGTCTTCGCACACACAGACAACATGGTCTCTTACCTGCAGGGCCACGACCCGGGCCACCACCTCTTTGTCGGCCATCTGATCCAGAACGTGGGCCCCATCCGGGCTCAGTGGAGCAAGTACTATGTGCCACAGGTGGTGACTCAGGAGGAGCAATACCCACCCTACTGCGGGGGTGGGGGCTTCCTACTGTCCCGCTTCACGGCTGCCGCCCTGCGCAGGGCTACCCGTGTCCTGGACCTCTTCCCCATTGACGACGTCTTCCTGGGCATGTGCCTAAAGCACGAGGGACTGAAGCCCGCCTCGCACAGCGGCATCCGCACAGCCGGCGTGCCGGCCCCCTCTCAGCACCTGTCTTCCTTCGACCCCTGCTTCTACCGGGAGCTGCTGCTGGTGCACCGCTTCCTGCCGTATGAGACGCTGCTCATGTGGGATGCGCTGAACCAGCCGGACCTCGCCTGCGGCAAACAGGCACAGGTCTACTGA